In Penaeus monodon isolate SGIC_2016 chromosome 43, NSTDA_Pmon_1, whole genome shotgun sequence, one DNA window encodes the following:
- the LOC119568434 gene encoding calcium-independent phospholipase A2-gamma-like isoform X1: protein MNEEDCLSISLQCNIDLDTQLHTQLHSHSPSISGALHGWLAYFQPYLLALGGGRKMASGGSSVTQWRLMTMLRDYFTRTTPSLGTIQKELPEIVRNPFQAFSSSQEVKAEGESEVKKISVVTKPSETAEERQSEFQKAMKTVNAYIPLYFSQVKLNFSKSDESQSSEKNLPKWRVKKDKISKASIDARTRYLVRGLGDHLTEGGRLRKLEDLCVHLRQHPDAKGVAVKNGGIRRLLRILTKTNDRYVEYEAREALALLGHTFPVKGHGIRLLTIDGGGVRGLVALEILKKIEEEAGQPIYELFDYVCGVSTGAILAVLLGVHRSSLDDCEKLYRRLSTQIFTQTTLKGATGLFMKNSYYDSDAWTEILKENMGEMSLIETARNVDTPKMCLVATSANTNRIQAHLFRNYNLPYRVTGHYQGSSLPKLWEAVRASAAAPGYFSEYSIGDLILLDGGLFVNNPTAIALHEAKQLWPEANLQCVLSVGTGRHEPIATTSESSINWGTRIRTILNSATDTEGVHTTMHDLLPGNVYFRFNPYLSDEIGLDEIAADRLAMMMEDTSLYLRKNEAKIQEAVRALVKNKNPLDRAKDWYQQQSLLWPVY, encoded by the exons atgaatgaggagGATTGTTTGAGTATCAGCTTGCAATGCAACATTGACCTTGACACACAGTTGCACACCCAGTtgcactctcactctccttcaatCAGTGGCGCTCTGCATGGTTGGCTGGCATATTTCCAGCCATATTTGCTTGCCTTGGG aggggggagaaagatggcATCGGGGGGGAGCAGCGTGACGCAATGGCGGCTGATGACGATGCTCCGCGACTACTTCACAcgcaccaccccctccctcggtACCATACAGAAGGAGTTGCCCGAGATTGTGCGCAACCCTTTCCAGGCCTTTTCGAGCTCACAGGAGGTGAAGGCAGAAGGCGAGTCGGAGGTCAAGAAAATCTCCGTTGTAACAAAACCAAGTG AAACtgcagaagagagacagagcgagttCCAAAAGGCCATGAAGACCGTGAACGCCTACATTCCGCTCTATTTCTCGCAAGTGAAACTGAATTTCTCCAAGAGTGACGAATCACAAAGCAGTGAAAAGAATTTGCCAAAATGGAGAGTGAAGAAAGATAAGATTTCAAAG GCCAGCATCGATGCAAGGACTAGATACCTCGTGAGGGGTCTAGGAGACCACCTGACAGAGGGTGGGAGACTAAGAAAGCTGGAGGACCTCTGCGTCCATCTCAGACAACACCCTGACGCCAAAGGAGTTGCAGTCAAG AATGGAGGCATAAGACGGTTGCTCCGGATTTTGACCAAGACGAACGACCGCTATGTGGAGTACGAAGCACGAGAAGCTTTGGCATTGCTCGGCCACACCTTCCCAGTCAAAGGGCATGGCATCCGGCTTTTGACAATCGATGGCGGTGGCGTCAG AGGTTTGGTTGCTTTGGAAATCCTGAAGAAAATTGAAGAGGAAGCCGGCCAGCCAATTTACGAGTTGTTCGATTATGTGTGCGGTGTATCGACAGGAGCCATTTTAGCGGTTTTATTAG GCGTCCACCGGTCTTCCTTAGACGATTGTGAAAAATTGTACCGTAGGCTAAGCACGCAGATCTTCACTCAGACTACCTTAAAGGGGGCTACAGGTCTCTTCATGAAAAACTCGTACTACGACTCTGATGCATGGACGGAGATCCTCAAAGAAAACATGGGAGAGATGTCACTCATTGAAACTGCAAGAAATGTCGATACCCCAAAG ATGTGTCTTGTTGCTACTTCGGCCAACACCAACAGAATCCAGGCCCATCTCTTCCGCAACTACAATCTGCCGTATAGGGTCACCGGCCACTACCAGGGAAGCTCTCTGCCAAAGCTGTGGGAAGCCGTGAGGGCCTCGGCTGCTGCACCAGGCTATTTCTCCGAGTATAGCATCGGCGATCTCATTCTGCTG GATGGCGGCTTATTTGTCAACAATCCCACGGCGATCGCACTCCACGAAGCAAAGCAGCTGTGGCCGGAGGCGAACCTGCAGTGCGTGCTCTCCGTGGGCACCGGCCGCCACGAGCCCATTGCCACCACCAGCGAGTCTTCCATCAACTGGGGCACAAGAATACGCACAATCCTCAACAGTGCCACCGACACAGAAG GTGTTCACACAACCATGCACGACCTCCTACCAGGCAACGTGTACTTCCGCTTCAATCCATACCTCAGTGATGAAATCGGTCTGGATGAGATTGCAGCCGACCGTTTGGCCATGATGATGGAGGACACGTCTCTGTACCTGCGCAAGAACGAGGCCAAGATACAGGAGGCCGTCCGCGCACTCGTGAAAAACAAGAATCCTCTGGACCGTGCGAAAGACTGGTATCAACAGCAGAGTCTTTTATGGCCTGTATattag
- the LOC119568434 gene encoding calcium-independent phospholipase A2-gamma-like isoform X2, with product MASGGSSVTQWRLMTMLRDYFTRTTPSLGTIQKELPEIVRNPFQAFSSSQEVKAEGESEVKKISVVTKPSETAEERQSEFQKAMKTVNAYIPLYFSQVKLNFSKSDESQSSEKNLPKWRVKKDKISKASIDARTRYLVRGLGDHLTEGGRLRKLEDLCVHLRQHPDAKGVAVKNGGIRRLLRILTKTNDRYVEYEAREALALLGHTFPVKGHGIRLLTIDGGGVRGLVALEILKKIEEEAGQPIYELFDYVCGVSTGAILAVLLGVHRSSLDDCEKLYRRLSTQIFTQTTLKGATGLFMKNSYYDSDAWTEILKENMGEMSLIETARNVDTPKMCLVATSANTNRIQAHLFRNYNLPYRVTGHYQGSSLPKLWEAVRASAAAPGYFSEYSIGDLILLDGGLFVNNPTAIALHEAKQLWPEANLQCVLSVGTGRHEPIATTSESSINWGTRIRTILNSATDTEGVHTTMHDLLPGNVYFRFNPYLSDEIGLDEIAADRLAMMMEDTSLYLRKNEAKIQEAVRALVKNKNPLDRAKDWYQQQSLLWPVY from the exons atggcATCGGGGGGGAGCAGCGTGACGCAATGGCGGCTGATGACGATGCTCCGCGACTACTTCACAcgcaccaccccctccctcggtACCATACAGAAGGAGTTGCCCGAGATTGTGCGCAACCCTTTCCAGGCCTTTTCGAGCTCACAGGAGGTGAAGGCAGAAGGCGAGTCGGAGGTCAAGAAAATCTCCGTTGTAACAAAACCAAGTG AAACtgcagaagagagacagagcgagttCCAAAAGGCCATGAAGACCGTGAACGCCTACATTCCGCTCTATTTCTCGCAAGTGAAACTGAATTTCTCCAAGAGTGACGAATCACAAAGCAGTGAAAAGAATTTGCCAAAATGGAGAGTGAAGAAAGATAAGATTTCAAAG GCCAGCATCGATGCAAGGACTAGATACCTCGTGAGGGGTCTAGGAGACCACCTGACAGAGGGTGGGAGACTAAGAAAGCTGGAGGACCTCTGCGTCCATCTCAGACAACACCCTGACGCCAAAGGAGTTGCAGTCAAG AATGGAGGCATAAGACGGTTGCTCCGGATTTTGACCAAGACGAACGACCGCTATGTGGAGTACGAAGCACGAGAAGCTTTGGCATTGCTCGGCCACACCTTCCCAGTCAAAGGGCATGGCATCCGGCTTTTGACAATCGATGGCGGTGGCGTCAG AGGTTTGGTTGCTTTGGAAATCCTGAAGAAAATTGAAGAGGAAGCCGGCCAGCCAATTTACGAGTTGTTCGATTATGTGTGCGGTGTATCGACAGGAGCCATTTTAGCGGTTTTATTAG GCGTCCACCGGTCTTCCTTAGACGATTGTGAAAAATTGTACCGTAGGCTAAGCACGCAGATCTTCACTCAGACTACCTTAAAGGGGGCTACAGGTCTCTTCATGAAAAACTCGTACTACGACTCTGATGCATGGACGGAGATCCTCAAAGAAAACATGGGAGAGATGTCACTCATTGAAACTGCAAGAAATGTCGATACCCCAAAG ATGTGTCTTGTTGCTACTTCGGCCAACACCAACAGAATCCAGGCCCATCTCTTCCGCAACTACAATCTGCCGTATAGGGTCACCGGCCACTACCAGGGAAGCTCTCTGCCAAAGCTGTGGGAAGCCGTGAGGGCCTCGGCTGCTGCACCAGGCTATTTCTCCGAGTATAGCATCGGCGATCTCATTCTGCTG GATGGCGGCTTATTTGTCAACAATCCCACGGCGATCGCACTCCACGAAGCAAAGCAGCTGTGGCCGGAGGCGAACCTGCAGTGCGTGCTCTCCGTGGGCACCGGCCGCCACGAGCCCATTGCCACCACCAGCGAGTCTTCCATCAACTGGGGCACAAGAATACGCACAATCCTCAACAGTGCCACCGACACAGAAG GTGTTCACACAACCATGCACGACCTCCTACCAGGCAACGTGTACTTCCGCTTCAATCCATACCTCAGTGATGAAATCGGTCTGGATGAGATTGCAGCCGACCGTTTGGCCATGATGATGGAGGACACGTCTCTGTACCTGCGCAAGAACGAGGCCAAGATACAGGAGGCCGTCCGCGCACTCGTGAAAAACAAGAATCCTCTGGACCGTGCGAAAGACTGGTATCAACAGCAGAGTCTTTTATGGCCTGTATattag